The following proteins are co-located in the Enoplosus armatus isolate fEnoArm2 chromosome 8, fEnoArm2.hap1, whole genome shotgun sequence genome:
- the l1cama gene encoding neural cell adhesion molecule L1.2 gives MPHTQRQQVGSRGQCSSRLLPLLLLLLSLAAQPSHAAIHIPSNYHISDLKRPPMIITQPESVTVFSVEDLVMSCEASGNPPPIFRWTKDGEEFDPGSDPELKVTERSGSFAFYTLSNTMDTLKQYQGKYVCYASNELGTAVSNEAMLNTDAPPSQQKEKKVNVKSEEGSSIVLKCNPPQSSMEPIIHWMDWRLHHIQLSERVVVGKDGNLYFAHLTTEDSRDDYTCNVQYLTTRTILAKEPITLTVIPSNSVLRNRRPHMMRPSGGHSTYHALRGQTVELECIVQGLPTPRVSWLRKDGELSESRTTKDLFDRRLRFSNISESDGGEYQCIAENPQGKATHTYSVTVEAAPYWTKEPVSQLYAPGETVRLDCQADGIPTPTISWTINGTPISATDKDSRRILTVSGALILKDVNFGDTAIYQCRASNKHGTILTNTNVYVIELPPQILTEDGSTYTFTEGQKALLECETFGSPKPKVIWESGSTSSLLADSRVNPLTSGGLEISNVTHNDEGFYTCSVQNSNLSISAELEVLNRTVILSPPQPLKVQPGNTAIFTCQAFVDPKLGFPLIQWRKNDQKLFESHSDEKYTFEGPDLIIANVEPDDEGVYTCQVITKLDMAEASSTLTLCDRPDPPVLLQITDSKRRAVTLSWTPGDDHNSPVLEYVVEFEDQGSKERGWEGLKRVRGNKERASLSLWPYVSYRFRVIAINDVGKSDPSKPSEIHNTPAEAPDNNPEDVRSESTDPDTLVIAWEEMEKRNYNGPNFKYRVLWRRVVGSGPYWHTNYTTTPPFTVNDIGNFSAFEIKVQAVNEKGEGPEPDPVIGYSGEDVPLEAPMNVVLILMNCTTIRVSWAAINRETVRGHLLGYKIYLTRTGSKGHHRHHRARESESTVVVETGANEEKKVISDLRPYSNYDLAVSVFNSKGEGPTSETMPFETDEGVPGPPMSLMLDSPSETEMTLHWMPPGQPNGVLIGYLLQYQQIVESDDSPMQVETIDDPTVTHLTLKGLDRHSHYRFYLRGRTAEGDGEPIMREGATTLDGAPPVNISLSVGENSVNLSWVTKKRHRNVSFQIQYLNKNDGSKWKKTEMVNSSLSAYQLQGLTPGSHYHLRFIHSNATFWETDIETEGTGVMEVQQSFATQGWFIGLVSAIVLLLLILLILCFIKRSKGGKYSVKDKEEGPMDSEARPMKDETFGEYRSLESDLEEKHTASQPSLCEESKLCSEDNLDFNGSSAITMELNMDESLASQFSRPSEGPEALHGLPDNSPLNPTTVSPASNGMPNSVTILD, from the exons TCAAGAGGCCTCCAATGATCATCACACAGCCGGAGTCTGTCACCGTCTTTAGCGTTGAAGACCTCGTCATGAGCTGTGAAGCCTCTGGCAACCCTCCACCCAT TTTCCGATGGACAAAGGATGGAGAAGAGTTTGACCCGGGCAGTGACCCAGAGCTGAAGGTTACTGAGCGCTCTGGCTCATTCGCATTCTACACACTCAGTAATACTATGGACACCCTGAAGCAGTACCAAGGCAAATACGTCTGCTACGCATCCAACGAGCTGGGGACAGCCGTCTCCAACGAGGCCATGCTCAACACTGACG CTCCCCCATcccagcagaaagaaaaaaaggttaatgTGAAGTCTGAAGAGGGAAGCAGTATTGTTCTGAAGTGTAACCCCCCGCAGAGCTCTATGGAGCCTATCATTCACTGGATGGACTGGA gACTACACCATATCCAGCTAAGTGAgcgggtggtggtggggaaGGATGGCAACCTATACTTTGCCCATTTGACAACTGAGGACAGCAGGGATGACTACACCTGCAATGTCCAGTACCTGACAACGCGCACCATTCTGGCCAAGGAGCCCATCACTCTGACTGTCATACCCT cCAACTCCGTACTGCGGAACAGGAGGCCCCACATGATGAGACCTTCTGGAGGCCACAGCACTTACCATGCCCTCAGGGGCCAGACCGTGGAGCTTGAGTGCATCGTCCAaggcct tccaACTCCCAGAGTGTCGTGGCTGAGGAAGGACGGCGAGCTGTCTGAATCCCGAACCACTAAAGATCTGTTCGACCGCCGCCTGCGCTTCAGTAATATCTCCGAGAGCGACGGAGGCGAGTACCAGTGTATAGCTGAGAACCCTCAAGGGAAGgccacacacacttactctgTCACTGTGGAAG CGGCTCCCTACTGGACCAAAGAGCCTGTCAGTCAGTTATATGCCCCAGGTGAGACTGTCAGACTAGACTGCCAGGCGGATGGAATCCCCACTCCTACCATCAGCTGGACCATCAATGGGACCCCCATCTCAG cAACCGACAAAGACTCCAGACGTATTCTGACAGTAAGCGGAGCTCTAATCCTAAAGGATGTCAACTTTGGAGACACTGCCATCTACCAGTGCCGGGCCTCCAACAAGCATGGAACCATCCTCACCAACACCAACGTCTACGTCAttg AGCTGCCTCCCCAGATCCTGACTGAGGATGGGagtacatacacatttacagaggGCCAGAAGGCTTTACTGGAGTGTGAGACCTTTGGTTCTCCTAAACCTAAAGTCATATG GGAGAGCGGCAGCACCTCCTCCCTTCTGGCGGATTCCAGAGTTAACCCGCTCACCAGCGGGGGGCTTGAGATCTCTAATGTCACCCACAACGACGAGGGCTTCTACACCTGCTCTGTACAGAACAGCAACTTGTCCATCAGTGCCGAGCTGGAAGTGCTCA ACAGGACAGTGATCCTGTCACCTCCACAGCCTCTGAAGGTGCAGCCTGGAAACACAGCAATCTTCACTTGTCAGGCTTTTGTTGACCCCAAACTCGGCTTTCCGCTCATTCAGTGGAGGAAGAACGATCAGAAGCTCTTTGAGTCCCACAGTGACGAAAA ATACACATTTGAAGGACCAGACCTGATAATTGCTAATGTGGAACCAGATGATGAGGGAGTGTACACCTGTCAGGTCATCACTAAGCTGGACATGGCTGAAGCCAGCAGCACCCTCACTTTATGTG ATCGTCCAgaccctcctgtcctcctccagatCACTGATTCTAAGCGTCGTGCAGTCACTCTGAGCTGGACTCCTGGAGATGACCACAACAGCCCTGTGCTAG AGTATGTGGTTGAGTTTGAGGACCAAGGTTCGAAGGAGAGGGGTTGGGAAGGGCTGAAGAGAGTAAGAGGAAACAAGGAGCGTGCTAGCCTATCTCTGTGGCCCTACGTGTCCTACCGTTTCCGGGTCATTGCCATCAATGATGTGGGCAAGAGTGACCCTAGCAAGCCATCTGAAATCCACAACACACCTGCTGAAG CTCCAGACAATAATCCTGAAGATGTTAGGAGTGAGTCCACAGACCCAGACACTCTGGTCATCGCCTGGGAG GAAATGGAAAAACGTAACTACAATGGACCCAACTTCAAGTACCGGGTGCTGTGGAGGCGAGTGGTGGGCAGCGGGCCCTACTGGCACACCAACTACACAACCACACCACCGTTCACGGTCAATGACATTGGCAACTTTTCTGCCTTTGAGATCAAAGTTCAGGCTGTCAACGAGAAAGGGGAGGGACCTGAGCCAGACCCTGTCATTGGCTACTCAGGAGAAGATG TTCCATTGGAGGCTCCAATGAATGTGGTTCTTATATTAATGAACTGCACTACCATCAGAGTGAGCTGGGCAGCAATAAACAGAGAGACGGTCAGAGGGCACCTGCTGGGATACAAG ATATACTTGACCAGAACCGGCTCCAAGGGCCACCACCGACACCACAGGGCCAGGGAGTCAGAGAGTACTGTGGTGGTGGAGACTGGGGCCAACGAGGAGAAGAAGGTGATCAGTGATCTCAGGCCATACTCCAACTATGACCTGGCCGTCTCCGTATTCAACAGCAAGGGAGAGGGACCCACCTCTGAGACGATGCCCTTCGAGACTGATGAGGGAG TTCCTGGTCCTCCCATGTCCCTGATGCTAGACAGCCcatcagagacagaaatgaccCTCCACTGGATGCCTCCTGGCCAGCCCAATGGAGTCCTCATTGGATATCTACTGCAGTACCAACAGA TTGTGGAGAGTGATGACAGCCCCATGCAGGTAGAGACAATAGACGACCCCACAGTCACCCACCTCACCCTGAAGGGCCTGGACCGTCACAGCCACTACCGCTTCTACCTGAGGGGGCGCACTGCTGAAGGGGACGGAGAGCCCATCATGAGGGAGGGTGCCACCACGCTGGATGGAG CGCCTCCTGTCAACATCAGCCTGTCTGTAGGGGAAAACTCAGTTAACCTCAGCTGGGTGACCAAGAAGAGACACAGGAATGTTAGCTTCCAGATCCAGTACCTCAACAAAAATG ATGGCAGTAAATGGAAGAAGACAGAGATGGTGaactcctctctgtctgcctacCAGCTCCAGGGCCTGACTCCTGGCTCTCATTATCACCTACGCTTCATCCACAGCAACGCCACCTTCTGGGAGACTGACATCGAGACAGAAGGAACAG GAGTGATGGAGGTGCAGCAAAGCTTTGCAACACAGGGTTGGTTCATCGGCCTTGTGAGCGCCatcgtgctgctgctgctgatattgCTCATCCTCTGCTTCATCAAGAGGAGTAAAGGGGGGAAATATTCAG TGAAAGATAAAGAAGAGGGTCCAATGGACTCAGAAGCACGGCCTATGAAGGATGAGACTTTTGGAGAGTACAG ATCTCTAGAAAG CGACCTTGAGGAGAAGCACACGGCCAGCCAGCCGTCCCTGTGCGAGGAGAGCAAGCTGTGCAGCGAGGACAACCTGGACTTCAACGGCAGCAGTGCCATAACCATGGAGCTCAACATGGATGAGTCTCTGGCCAGCCAGTTCAGTCGGCCCAGCGAGGGTCCAGAGGCGCTCCATGGCCTGCCAGACAACTCCCCGCTCAACCCCACCACTGTCTCCCCGGCCTCCAACGGCATGCCCAACTCAGTCACCATCCTCGATTAA
- the ribc1 gene encoding RIB43A-like with coiled-coils protein 1, whose protein sequence is MYKVDLPVDQSTETAMERRRSAETARKARIFNTRLRVMGLDLDALNQQVQEKKHQQNMEMQRDKAFDKLRKYHDEALLQQDIDEREKRAALHSDLTQYWATQQRVEDSRDADLKCGLKGASRITVPEGELGPASMLIFQGEGIGEEQKRREQMKARERDLRAQKEDNKRRHMGDKHREMLVSKDLVHQDLKGVQLHALEEDCKKAARIALDNYNQALATERAEKLKEQRRREERENLAEIRYTLTSDMMTERAEAAERQVGGGRPPRILIDKWKGMRPEQLSAIHREREEQRLESQRRSDAEKIQDAAWECQLLKLSRQAEEEERRAAELRREKRLQADHYNMQLASEQQTHQEYLNKKLYTNKPTKDYFYQFNTSSR, encoded by the exons atgtaCAAAGTGGATTTGCCCGTAGACCAGTCCACAGAAACAGCTATGGAGAGGCGAAGGTCTGCAGAGACGGCACGCAAGGCCCGGATCTTCAACACCCGGCTCCGTGTGATGGGCCTCGACCTTGATGCTCTCAACCAACAGGTCCAGGAGAAAAAACATCAGCAAAACATGGAGATGCAACGGGACAAAGCTTTCG ATAAGCTGAGAAAGTATCATGATGAAGCCCTGCTGCAGCAAGACATTGATGAAAGAGAGAAGCGAGCAGCTTTGCACTCTGACCTGACCCAATACTGGGCCACTCAACAGCGCGTGGAGGACTCTCGCGATGCTGATCTCAAGTGTGGCCTGAAGGGGGCATCCAGGATCACCGTTCCAGAGGGTGAGCTGGGGCCTGCAAGTATGCTAATCTTTCAG GGAGAGGGTATTGGAGAGGAGCAAAAGAGGAGAGAACAAATGAAGGCAAGAGAAAGAGATCTGCGAGCACAGAAGGAAGACAATAAGAGAAGGCACATGGGAGACAAGCACAGAg AGATGCTTGTGAGCAAAGACCTGGTGCATCAGGACCTGAAGGGGGTTCAGCTACATGCACTAGAGGAGGACTGTAAGAAAGCCGCCCGCATCGCACTCGACAACTACAATCAGGCTCTG GCTACAGAGCGGGCAGAGAAACTGAAGGAGCAGcgcaggagagaggaaagggagaacCTCGCAGAGATTCGGTACACTCTGACATCCGACATGATGACAGAGCGTGCAGAGGCAGCGGAGAGAcaggtgggaggagggaggccaCCCCGGATTCTGATAGACAAGTGGAAGGGGATGAGACCTGAGCAGCTGAGCGCCAtccacagggagagagaagaacagCGTCTTGAGAGCCAG AGACGTAGTGATGCTGAGAAGATTCAGGATGCAGCTTGGGAATGCCAGCTCCTGAAGCTGTCGAgacaagcagaggaggaggagaggagagcagcagagctgaggagagagaagaggcttCAGGCAGACCATTACAACATGCAGCTGGCCAGCGAGCAGCAGACACA TCAGGAGTACCTGAACAAGAAGCTATACACCAACAAACCCACCAAGGACTACTTTTATCAATTCAACACCAGCTCCCGCTGA